From Paenibacillus sp. PK3_47, the proteins below share one genomic window:
- a CDS encoding DUF1963 domain-containing protein, which translates to MTGRLPCRTSGCQATILPATAAKTGGICMPCHQRKLALEEQRYIEQNRKEVDLYAGISDPVQILIIMHQPRKYNPLEQILPYRQTARELYHQLTDRQQEQMENYALTLVEEADFDRAETILLSLACYTDAPVERGLKAFFRAGIYYPGILYRQAGPVIRDRLIQLIEHDAGNRNHLLLALAWIGDEEVVKLFKSWRQQPPDWADGMYQPPENYAREAGWELDAAGGKKLLFHPESYSFIADREHTGEPEVHPAVSVLHSSNEVCPWCSGRLTVLLDYNLQDPLLQFMKLSGRRLRIAACMQCNCYGTVYMKVDLDGGYVWSEYNTVPDYLPHYEEGEGREQLEWNTLTLSDRPTGTYENSHWTLETPASQIGGHPAWIQDADYPECPCCLETMKFIAQIDMEQADDSEGIYYAFLCGTCLIAAVNYQQT; encoded by the coding sequence ATGACCGGGCGTCTGCCGTGCAGGACTTCAGGCTGCCAAGCCACTATTCTGCCTGCCACTGCTGCCAAAACCGGCGGAATCTGCATGCCTTGCCACCAAAGGAAGCTGGCGCTGGAGGAACAGCGGTATATTGAACAGAACCGTAAAGAGGTGGATTTATATGCAGGGATAAGTGATCCCGTGCAGATTCTGATCATCATGCATCAGCCGCGTAAATACAATCCGCTTGAACAGATACTGCCTTACCGTCAAACCGCCCGGGAGCTGTATCATCAGCTGACAGACCGTCAGCAGGAGCAAATGGAGAACTATGCCCTCACCCTGGTGGAAGAAGCGGATTTTGACCGGGCGGAGACCATTCTGCTGTCGCTTGCCTGTTATACAGATGCGCCTGTAGAACGGGGCCTCAAGGCTTTCTTCCGTGCCGGAATATATTATCCCGGTATTCTGTACAGGCAGGCGGGTCCGGTGATCCGCGACCGGCTGATTCAGCTAATAGAGCATGATGCCGGCAACCGGAATCATCTGCTGCTGGCCCTGGCCTGGATTGGTGATGAAGAGGTGGTCAAGCTGTTCAAAAGCTGGCGGCAGCAGCCGCCGGATTGGGCGGACGGAATGTATCAGCCTCCGGAGAACTATGCCCGTGAAGCAGGCTGGGAGCTTGATGCTGCGGGCGGGAAGAAACTGCTGTTTCATCCGGAAAGCTATTCTTTTATAGCGGACAGGGAGCATACTGGTGAACCGGAAGTGCATCCCGCTGTATCCGTCCTTCACAGCAGCAATGAAGTCTGCCCGTGGTGCAGCGGCCGGCTGACCGTGCTGCTGGATTACAATCTTCAGGATCCGCTGCTGCAATTTATGAAGCTGTCCGGCCGGAGGCTGAGAATTGCAGCCTGTATGCAGTGTAACTGCTACGGCACGGTGTATATGAAGGTGGATCTGGACGGCGGGTATGTATGGAGTGAATATAATACCGTTCCGGATTATCTGCCCCATTATGAAGAGGGAGAAGGCCGGGAACAATTAGAGTGGAATACCCTGACATTATCGGACCGGCCGACGGGTACTTATGAAAATTCCCACTGGACACTGGAGACCCCTGCGTCTCAGATCGGCGGACACCCGGCCTGGATTCAGGATGCGGATTATCCGGAGTGTCCCTGCTGCCTGGAGACAATGAAATTCATTGCCCAGATCGATATGGAGCAGGCTGACGACAGTGAAGGGATTTACTATGCTTTTTTATGCGGGACATGCCTGATTGCAGCGGTGAATTACCAGCAGACGTAA
- a CDS encoding HD domain-containing phosphohydrolase produces MSLAEYDFFIGRRLERNIYGNNGILLISKDTVLLQSHIDKLANFKIRIGSIEAAVADSPEGYPEAEAMDLRAVLRPSSIESRKKVKRAEMHLHEIDRLVRSNDIVPIDDVEEKILPFIKETAKKYNLFQVFADLKEQGDFRYKQSIGVAVIATALGRRLNLDDEEMGLLATAACVYDIGSVKLPSSLMDKQGRFDKHEYEIMKQHTVLGYDLLMNSGVDPRVALVALQHHEREDGSGYPYGIKGDQMDRLSKIVTLADIYMAMISDRPHRPALSFFEVINEIHQGIIHNRFDSYIGMTFLDSLLASQVGCEVHLSDGRTGRILLTNVNYPTRPLIAVDQKEFIDLSKISDLHIVDVMG; encoded by the coding sequence ATGTCGCTCGCAGAATATGATTTTTTTATTGGAAGAAGGCTGGAGAGAAATATATACGGCAATAACGGGATCCTGTTGATCTCGAAGGACACGGTTCTGCTCCAGAGCCACATCGACAAGCTGGCGAATTTTAAGATCAGGATTGGAAGTATAGAGGCCGCTGTCGCAGATTCTCCGGAGGGGTATCCGGAAGCTGAAGCCATGGACCTGAGAGCAGTACTCCGTCCCTCAAGCATTGAATCCCGGAAAAAGGTAAAGCGGGCTGAAATGCATCTGCATGAAATCGACAGGCTGGTCCGCAGCAATGACATTGTGCCGATTGATGACGTAGAAGAAAAAATCCTTCCTTTTATAAAGGAAACTGCCAAAAAATATAATTTATTTCAAGTCTTCGCTGACCTTAAGGAACAGGGAGATTTCCGTTATAAACAGAGTATCGGTGTAGCCGTTATTGCCACGGCCCTTGGCAGGCGGCTCAATCTCGATGATGAGGAGATGGGCCTCCTGGCGACGGCTGCGTGTGTCTATGATATTGGCTCCGTGAAGCTTCCGTCTTCCCTGATGGACAAACAGGGCCGGTTTGATAAGCATGAGTATGAAATCATGAAGCAGCATACCGTTCTGGGCTATGATCTGCTGATGAATTCCGGGGTTGATCCCCGGGTCGCCTTAGTTGCCCTGCAGCATCATGAGAGGGAAGACGGCAGCGGGTATCCGTACGGAATCAAAGGGGACCAAATGGACCGGCTGAGCAAAATTGTCACTTTGGCAGACATTTATATGGCCATGATCTCTGACCGGCCGCACAGGCCTGCGCTTTCTTTTTTTGAAGTGATTAATGAAATTCATCAAGGGATTATACATAACCGTTTTGACTCATACATTGGTATGACGTTTCTGGATTCCCTGCTGGCAAGCCAGGTAGGCTGCGAGGTGCATTTGTCAGACGGGCGGACAGGCAGGATTCTGCTGACGAATGTCAACTACCCCACAAGGCCGCTCATCGCTGTAGACCAGAAGGAATTCATTGATTTAAGCAAAATCAGTGATCTTCATATTGTGGATGTTATGGGATAA
- a CDS encoding ArsR family transcriptional regulator, with product MIKANGNREFMALYEALASEVRWKIMNLIAGNEMNVKDIADRLELSPSIVTMHIKKLEQAGLTGSRRVRLGGGTHKMCFLKQKNIEIELPSASRTTRIREQTISVGHYTAFEVHPTCGLGTREKEIGVWDDPRYFLDPERVHAAILWFGRGYVEYKTPNYLLPDQVPEAVEISVELASEAPGLGDDWPSDIQFTFNGVQLGTWTSPADFGRAARGIYTPEWWHRNVNQYGLLKTIRIDSKGTFIDGERMSGVTVHDVKLREQFWTLRFAVDENSVNVGGLTLYGAGFGNHDQDIVIRVHLGNA from the coding sequence ATGATAAAAGCAAACGGGAATCGGGAATTTATGGCGCTGTATGAAGCGCTGGCAAGCGAAGTCAGATGGAAAATTATGAACCTGATTGCCGGCAATGAAATGAATGTAAAGGATATTGCGGATCGGCTTGAGCTCAGCCCTTCTATCGTCACTATGCATATCAAAAAGCTGGAGCAAGCCGGATTAACCGGGAGCCGCCGGGTCCGTTTGGGCGGGGGAACACATAAAATGTGCTTTCTCAAGCAGAAGAATATCGAGATCGAGCTGCCATCCGCCAGCCGGACAACGAGAATCAGGGAGCAGACCATTTCGGTCGGCCACTACACCGCTTTTGAAGTTCATCCCACCTGCGGACTTGGTACAAGGGAAAAGGAAATCGGAGTCTGGGATGATCCGCGCTACTTTCTGGATCCCGAGCGGGTCCACGCCGCCATTTTGTGGTTCGGGAGAGGATACGTTGAGTACAAAACCCCTAATTATCTGCTCCCTGACCAAGTCCCCGAGGCTGTTGAGATTTCGGTAGAGCTTGCCTCGGAAGCGCCGGGGCTGGGCGACGACTGGCCGTCAGACATCCAGTTTACGTTCAACGGTGTTCAGCTGGGAACCTGGACAAGCCCGGCGGATTTCGGAAGGGCAGCAAGGGGAATCTATACGCCAGAGTGGTGGCACCGGAATGTGAATCAGTATGGTCTGCTGAAAACCATCCGCATCGACAGTAAAGGTACGTTTATAGACGGGGAGCGGATGTCGGGAGTTACCGTTCATGATGTCAAGCTGCGGGAACAATTCTGGACACTGCGGTTCGCGGTAGATGAGAATTCCGTTAACGTAGGCGGATTAACGCTTTACGGGGCAGGATTCGGCAATCATGACCAGGATATAGTAATCCGTGTGCATCTCGGCAATGCATAA
- a CDS encoding AraC family transcriptional regulator, whose amino-acid sequence MYKRLLPLITESDKELPYYVVDAGLHWNQEHIVRPEGYLYQWIQCVEGEGELITGGKSCRVKEGAAMLLHKGAPHEYYAVSPSWIVNWLVFDGHQVDSFLNRTAGITASGALYVSRPELFTAKIQSIMDIGQSRYALKSLEWSSLVYSLLIDMVQYASIHPHSSASNLNLRLQPLFDYIDQNADKPLTLDEMAEVAGITPQHLCTVFKKTTNIRIFQYIHSVRIKKSKELLLHNPLMPIKEVALLSGFEDPNYFSTVFKKHEQLSPNQFRSIYYSKTRS is encoded by the coding sequence ATGTATAAACGGCTGCTGCCTCTCATCACAGAATCGGACAAGGAGCTCCCCTATTATGTTGTGGATGCGGGACTTCACTGGAACCAGGAGCATATCGTCCGGCCCGAAGGATATCTGTATCAATGGATTCAATGCGTGGAAGGCGAAGGAGAGTTAATCACCGGAGGGAAATCCTGCCGGGTCAAGGAAGGTGCTGCCATGCTTCTCCACAAAGGAGCTCCCCATGAGTATTACGCGGTCAGCCCCTCCTGGATCGTGAATTGGCTTGTCTTTGACGGGCATCAGGTGGACAGCTTCCTGAACCGGACGGCCGGAATTACAGCTTCAGGCGCTTTGTATGTATCGAGACCGGAGCTTTTCACGGCAAAAATCCAGAGCATCATGGACATCGGCCAGTCCCGTTACGCCCTGAAAAGCCTGGAATGGTCCAGTCTGGTGTATTCGCTGCTGATTGATATGGTCCAGTATGCCTCTATCCATCCGCACAGCAGTGCTTCCAATCTCAACCTGAGGCTTCAGCCCTTGTTCGATTATATCGACCAGAATGCAGACAAGCCGCTGACTCTGGATGAAATGGCCGAAGTAGCCGGAATTACGCCGCAGCATTTATGTACGGTTTTTAAAAAGACAACGAATATCCGGATCTTTCAATACATCCACTCCGTCCGGATCAAGAAGAGCAAGGAGCTGCTGCTGCATAACCCCCTCATGCCGATTAAGGAAGTGGCGCTGTTGTCCGGATTTGAAGATCCCAACTATTTCAGCACGGTCTTTAAAAAGCATGAACAGCTGAGTCCCAACCAGTTCAGAAGTATTTATTACAGCAAAACAAGGAGCTGA
- a CDS encoding glycoside hydrolase family 43 protein, whose amino-acid sequence MKFNNPVVKGFYPDPSVCKVGDTYYLVCSSFQFFPGVPIFESKDLINWTQISHSLTRPSQIQLETVSSSGGVFAPTLRHNNGRFYMVTTNDTTHQNFYVWTDDIYGEWSEPIFVDQGGIDPDLYFEDGKTIFMSNGTDDFGVGGVIQCEIDIETGRKLTPSRSIWKGTGGRYLESPHLYKIKGRYYLMAAEGGTEYGHMITYARGDSPSGPFEAYPHNPVLTNRNLGGYELQGVGHGDLVQDGDGNWWILHLGFRQTGQWLTYHHLGREVFLAPVTFGGDGWFTAGHNGTTLMSFETDRIPDTVVQQEKKLYTFGNTDWNLDWCYLRHPSRENYQLESGKATLKGTEITLDVPRSPTFIGIRQRDFDAVISCEVNLTGGEAGITIYMDENHHYDLALRSRAEGYEVIERLNIGDIKSVENSVESRSGNHAVLVIKSTPTHYHFYVQTEEGETLLGSAQSRYLSSEVAGGFTGVLIGLYASGEGSAAEFTNFSCQYQ is encoded by the coding sequence ATGAAATTCAATAATCCGGTCGTCAAGGGTTTTTATCCGGATCCGAGTGTGTGTAAAGTCGGGGATACGTATTATCTGGTGTGCAGCTCCTTTCAGTTTTTCCCCGGGGTGCCGATTTTTGAGAGCAAGGATCTGATTAACTGGACCCAGATCAGCCACAGCCTTACCCGCCCAAGCCAAATTCAACTGGAAACCGTGAGCAGCTCCGGAGGTGTGTTCGCACCTACCCTGCGCCACAATAACGGCCGGTTCTACATGGTGACCACGAATGATACTACACACCAGAATTTTTATGTCTGGACAGATGATATTTACGGCGAATGGTCTGAACCGATCTTTGTCGATCAGGGCGGAATCGATCCGGACTTGTATTTTGAAGACGGAAAAACGATTTTCATGAGCAACGGAACGGATGATTTTGGAGTCGGCGGTGTGATCCAGTGCGAGATCGACATCGAGACCGGCCGCAAGCTGACGCCAAGCCGCTCGATCTGGAAGGGAACCGGCGGCCGTTATCTGGAAAGCCCTCACCTGTATAAAATCAAAGGCCGTTATTACCTGATGGCAGCAGAAGGCGGAACCGAATACGGCCATATGATCACTTATGCCCGGGGAGACTCCCCTTCCGGCCCGTTCGAGGCTTATCCGCACAATCCAGTTCTGACCAACCGTAATTTGGGCGGTTACGAGCTGCAGGGTGTCGGCCATGGCGATCTCGTTCAAGACGGCGACGGAAACTGGTGGATTCTGCACCTCGGCTTCCGGCAGACCGGACAATGGCTTACGTATCACCATCTGGGACGCGAGGTTTTCCTGGCTCCGGTGACTTTTGGCGGGGACGGCTGGTTTACCGCAGGGCATAACGGCACGACGCTTATGAGCTTTGAGACAGACCGCATCCCGGACACCGTCGTCCAGCAGGAGAAAAAGCTGTATACCTTCGGGAACACCGACTGGAATCTCGACTGGTGTTATCTGCGTCATCCGTCCAGAGAAAATTATCAGCTGGAATCCGGTAAAGCCACACTCAAAGGGACTGAAATCACGCTGGATGTTCCAAGATCACCGACGTTTATCGGCATCCGCCAGAGGGATTTTGATGCCGTCATCTCCTGCGAGGTAAACTTAACCGGCGGCGAAGCCGGCATCACCATCTACATGGATGAGAATCATCACTATGATCTCGCCCTGCGCAGCCGCGCAGAGGGATATGAGGTCATCGAGCGGTTGAACATCGGAGACATTAAATCTGTCGAAAACTCCGTAGAGTCGCGTTCCGGCAACCATGCTGTATTGGTCATCAAATCTACGCCTACCCACTATCACTTCTATGTGCAGACAGAGGAAGGCGAAACATTGCTCGGATCTGCGCAAAGCAGATATCTCTCGTCAGAGGTAGCGGGCGGATTCACCGGTGTCCTGATCGGCTTGTATGCCTCCGGCGAAGGCTCTGCAGCAGAATTCACGAATTTCAGCTGTCAGTATCAGTAA
- a CDS encoding DUF5325 family protein, whose protein sequence is MKTFGRGMLYSIIAIVILLAISFVIGETITLPWYVFIPLVVLVWGLAFYQSSKEREQGR, encoded by the coding sequence ATGAAAACATTCGGAAGAGGCATGTTATATTCAATTATTGCGATAGTGATCCTGCTCGCTATTTCATTTGTTATAGGTGAGACTATAACGTTGCCTTGGTATGTATTTATTCCGCTGGTGGTGTTAGTGTGGGGCCTGGCTTTTTACCAATCGAGTAAAGAACGGGAGCAGGGACGGTAA
- a CDS encoding DNA alkylation repair protein — translation MNAETVMQELEGLSKERTKKMYCSNGAHEPLFGVATGAMKPIFRKTKINQPLAEELYATGNYDAMYFAGIIADPNAMTEADYERWMDGAYFYMLSDYVVAVTLAEADIAQQVADKWIASGEELRMSAGWSCYCWLLGSRKDQEFSGDKLAGMLELVRNTIHDAPERARYSMNNFLYTVAVSYVPLHDKACETAEAVGPVEVDKDKPKSKQIHAYANIQKAIEKGQIGFKRKHVRC, via the coding sequence ATGAATGCAGAAACGGTTATGCAGGAGCTTGAAGGCCTCAGCAAAGAACGCACCAAGAAAATGTACTGTTCAAACGGTGCACACGAACCACTTTTCGGAGTGGCCACCGGAGCCATGAAACCGATCTTCCGGAAAACGAAAATCAACCAGCCGCTGGCAGAAGAACTCTACGCGACCGGGAATTATGATGCCATGTATTTTGCCGGAATTATTGCCGATCCCAATGCCATGACTGAGGCGGATTATGAACGGTGGATGGACGGGGCTTATTTCTATATGCTGTCCGATTATGTAGTGGCTGTTACCCTTGCGGAAGCGGATATTGCCCAGCAGGTTGCCGACAAATGGATTGCGAGCGGAGAAGAGCTGCGGATGTCGGCAGGCTGGAGCTGTTACTGCTGGCTGCTCGGCAGCCGTAAGGATCAGGAGTTCTCCGGGGACAAATTAGCCGGGATGCTGGAACTGGTGCGGAACACTATTCATGATGCGCCGGAACGCGCCCGATATTCGATGAACAATTTCCTGTACACCGTTGCGGTTTCCTACGTGCCGCTGCATGACAAAGCGTGCGAGACTGCGGAGGCTGTAGGTCCGGTAGAAGTAGACAAGGATAAGCCCAAAAGCAAGCAAATTCATGCCTATGCGAATATTCAAAAGGCAATCGAAAAAGGGCAAATCGGTTTCAAGCGCAAGCATGTGAGATGCTGA